The following proteins come from a genomic window of Acidimicrobiales bacterium:
- a CDS encoding helix-turn-helix domain-containing protein — MPSAVVVEQDWPDDPEVAALLDDVVAELRADPDAMVQAVLAGMRREVPTYAALSEDDSRVVAQGVVHTVTTFIGLLAERRRLTPEEVEGIVAIGTVRAAQGVPPEDMLAAVRVALRWGWAHMLDRAAARPVTDAMPSAIGRLGAEAFEYMQQAAAAMAKGANEHARKGLMAQARAQRELVEEVLSGAFGSEHDALRLAAALDVDLVQPFVVLQLGLAGPAAPAIDPLRRIKERVAEAVPAAFDGSLRADPVLHAVFVVPAEQAEAALTCAVATAEDDGVLVLPSPPVEGPAALHAAYRRGCEVLAVARRAACPPGVVDARQLTAHRLLSTADPASARAFVDDVLGPVLALPPGRRRRLLQALEATLWAEGTMQSAGDRLGLHSKTISVRLRDVERYTGLRADRADELLLLEVAFVLFRLFDQS, encoded by the coding sequence ATGCCGTCGGCCGTCGTGGTGGAGCAGGACTGGCCTGACGACCCTGAGGTCGCTGCTCTGCTCGACGATGTGGTGGCCGAGCTGCGGGCCGACCCCGATGCCATGGTGCAGGCGGTGCTGGCGGGCATGCGCCGCGAGGTGCCAACTTACGCGGCGCTCAGCGAGGACGACAGCCGGGTGGTGGCCCAAGGCGTGGTGCACACCGTCACCACCTTCATCGGGCTGTTGGCCGAACGCCGGCGCCTGACGCCGGAGGAGGTCGAAGGCATCGTCGCCATCGGCACGGTGCGCGCCGCCCAGGGCGTTCCGCCCGAGGACATGCTGGCGGCCGTGCGGGTGGCCCTGCGGTGGGGCTGGGCGCACATGCTCGACCGGGCTGCGGCCCGGCCGGTGACCGACGCCATGCCCTCGGCCATCGGGCGACTGGGCGCCGAGGCCTTCGAGTACATGCAGCAAGCGGCGGCCGCCATGGCCAAGGGCGCCAACGAGCACGCCCGCAAGGGGCTCATGGCCCAAGCGCGGGCCCAACGCGAGTTGGTGGAGGAAGTGTTGTCGGGCGCCTTCGGCTCCGAACACGATGCCTTGCGCCTGGCCGCCGCCCTCGACGTCGACCTGGTCCAGCCGTTCGTGGTGCTGCAACTGGGCCTGGCCGGGCCTGCGGCGCCGGCCATCGACCCGCTGCGCCGAATCAAGGAGCGGGTGGCCGAGGCGGTGCCCGCAGCCTTCGACGGTTCCTTGCGGGCCGATCCGGTGCTCCATGCGGTGTTCGTGGTGCCCGCCGAACAAGCCGAGGCGGCGCTGACGTGCGCGGTGGCCACGGCCGAAGACGACGGCGTGCTGGTGCTCCCGTCGCCGCCCGTGGAAGGCCCGGCCGCTCTGCATGCGGCCTACCGGCGGGGCTGCGAAGTGCTCGCCGTCGCCCGCCGGGCCGCCTGCCCGCCCGGGGTGGTCGACGCCCGGCAGCTCACGGCGCACCGCCTGCTGTCGACCGCCGACCCCGCCAGCGCCCGCGCCTTCGTCGACGACGTGCTCGGCCCCGTGCTCGCCCTGCCCCCCGGCCGGCGGCGGCGCCTGTTGCAGGCCTTGGAAGCGACACTGTGGGCGGAGGGCACCATGCAGAGCGCAGGCGACCGCCTCGGCCTGCACAGCAAGACGATCAGCGTGCGCCTCCGCGACGTCGAGC